One Bradyrhizobium sp. ISRA464 genomic window carries:
- a CDS encoding formate dehydrogenase subunit alpha produces MLIRRTQQRSETASRGSIAAGLSGQADRLDRRTFLRRSGLAGGALAALGTLPIGSVRKAKAAMAGPLTSGATVRKNICTHCSVGCTVTAEVLNGVWIGQEPSWDSPINRGSHCAKGASVRELVHSERRLRYPMKLADGQWTRVSWDTAINEIGDKLHEIREKSGPDSVYWLGSAKMTNEGSYLFRKLGAFWGTNNTDHQARICHSTTVTGVANTWGYGAMTNSFNDIRNAKTQIIMGGNPAEAHPVSLQHLLEGKEMQKANFVVIDPRLTRTAAHATEYVRMRPGTDIPVLYGMMWHVIQNGWEDKEFIKQRVYGFDDLRKEIEKWNPEEVERVSGVPGEQLKRVAKMLATERPATLIWAMGQTQKTVGTANVRASCIALLLTGNVGKAGTGANIFRGHDNVQGATDVGLDVVTLPFYYGLAEGAWKHWARVWEVDYEFLKSRFDSKQIMETPGIPLTRWFDAVILPKDQVAQKDNVRAIFVQGHASNSITRVPESLQGLKALELLVVADPHPTTWASLAVEAGRRDGLYLLPVGTQFECKGSRVASNRSLQWGEQIVKPVFESKDDLEVIYLMAKKCGFADKMFKNIKVENNLPEAEDVLREMNRGSWSTGYCGQSPERLKAHMRNQAKFDMLTMRAPKDDPEVGGDYYGLPWPCWGSPEVRHPGTPLLYNTNLSVMDGGGTFRPRFGIEREEKLADGTTRKVSLLAEGSYSKDSEIQDGYPEFTLASLKKLGWDKDLTEAEMATITKINSANPDAVSWSLDLSGGIQRVALKHGCVPYGNGKARMNAFGLPDPIPVHREPIYTPRVDLVAKYPTLPDAKQFRMPNIGFSVQKAAVEKGIAKQFPLILSSGRLVEYEGGGEETRTNPWLAELQQDMFIEINPADAADRGIKDGGWVWVTGAENNSRARMKALVTDRVGRGVAWMPFHFGGWFAGKDLRGNYPKGTDPIVLGESANTITTYGYDPATGMQEPKVTLCQIAAA; encoded by the coding sequence GTGCTGATCAGGAGAACACAACAGCGTTCCGAAACCGCTTCACGCGGATCAATCGCGGCGGGCTTGTCTGGGCAAGCTGATCGTCTCGACCGCCGTACCTTCCTGCGCCGATCCGGCCTTGCCGGCGGCGCGCTCGCCGCGTTGGGGACGTTGCCGATCGGCAGCGTCCGCAAGGCGAAGGCGGCGATGGCCGGCCCACTCACCTCAGGGGCGACCGTTCGCAAGAACATTTGTACGCATTGCTCGGTTGGATGCACCGTGACCGCAGAAGTGCTGAACGGAGTATGGATCGGCCAAGAGCCGAGTTGGGATTCGCCGATCAATCGGGGATCGCATTGCGCGAAGGGCGCTTCGGTGCGCGAGCTCGTGCACAGCGAACGCCGGCTCCGCTATCCGATGAAACTCGCCGATGGACAATGGACGCGCGTCTCCTGGGACACGGCGATCAACGAGATCGGCGACAAGCTGCATGAAATTCGCGAGAAGTCGGGCCCCGATTCGGTCTACTGGCTTGGATCGGCCAAAATGACCAATGAGGGCTCCTATCTCTTTCGCAAACTCGGCGCGTTCTGGGGGACCAACAACACCGACCATCAGGCACGTATTTGCCATTCGACGACTGTCACCGGCGTGGCCAACACCTGGGGCTACGGCGCGATGACCAATAGCTTCAACGACATCCGCAATGCCAAGACCCAAATCATCATGGGCGGCAATCCGGCTGAGGCCCATCCCGTATCGCTGCAGCATCTCCTCGAGGGCAAGGAGATGCAAAAGGCCAACTTTGTCGTCATCGATCCGCGGCTGACGCGTACCGCCGCCCATGCGACCGAATATGTGCGGATGCGGCCGGGCACCGATATTCCTGTGCTCTACGGCATGATGTGGCACGTCATCCAGAACGGGTGGGAGGATAAGGAATTCATCAAGCAGCGCGTCTACGGCTTCGATGATCTCCGTAAGGAAATAGAGAAGTGGAATCCGGAAGAAGTCGAGCGCGTCAGCGGCGTTCCCGGCGAACAGCTCAAGCGCGTCGCCAAGATGCTTGCCACAGAGAGACCGGCAACCCTGATCTGGGCCATGGGCCAGACCCAGAAGACCGTCGGCACCGCAAACGTGCGGGCAAGCTGCATTGCATTGCTGTTGACCGGCAATGTCGGCAAGGCCGGCACAGGCGCCAATATCTTCCGTGGCCATGACAACGTGCAAGGAGCGACCGACGTCGGGCTCGATGTCGTCACCCTGCCGTTCTATTACGGCCTTGCCGAAGGCGCGTGGAAGCATTGGGCGCGGGTTTGGGAAGTCGACTACGAGTTCCTGAAGTCGCGCTTCGACTCCAAACAAATCATGGAAACCCCCGGCATCCCGCTTACCCGATGGTTCGATGCGGTGATACTGCCGAAAGATCAGGTCGCGCAGAAGGATAATGTGCGGGCGATCTTCGTGCAGGGACACGCCAGCAACAGCATCACGCGCGTTCCGGAATCCCTCCAGGGTCTGAAGGCGCTCGAACTGCTTGTCGTCGCCGACCCGCATCCGACCACCTGGGCATCGCTCGCGGTGGAGGCGGGACGCAGGGATGGCCTCTATCTTCTCCCGGTTGGCACCCAATTCGAGTGCAAGGGGTCGCGAGTCGCCTCGAACCGCTCGCTGCAGTGGGGCGAGCAGATCGTAAAGCCGGTCTTCGAGTCCAAGGATGACCTCGAGGTCATTTACCTGATGGCGAAGAAGTGCGGTTTCGCCGACAAGATGTTCAAGAACATCAAGGTCGAGAACAATCTGCCGGAGGCCGAGGACGTGCTTCGGGAAATGAACCGCGGTAGCTGGTCGACCGGCTATTGCGGACAGTCGCCCGAGCGGCTCAAGGCACATATGAGGAACCAGGCCAAGTTCGACATGCTGACCATGCGGGCGCCGAAGGACGATCCGGAAGTCGGTGGCGACTATTACGGCCTACCTTGGCCGTGCTGGGGTTCGCCCGAGGTGCGGCATCCCGGCACGCCGTTGCTCTACAACACCAATCTCAGTGTGATGGACGGCGGCGGCACGTTCCGTCCGCGCTTCGGCATCGAACGCGAGGAGAAGCTTGCCGACGGCACGACGCGGAAGGTAAGCCTGCTTGCAGAGGGATCCTATTCCAAGGACTCGGAGATCCAGGACGGCTATCCGGAATTCACGCTGGCGAGCCTGAAGAAGCTCGGCTGGGATAAGGACCTGACCGAAGCTGAAATGGCCACCATCACCAAGATCAATTCCGCCAATCCGGATGCGGTGTCGTGGTCGCTCGACCTGTCCGGCGGCATCCAGCGCGTCGCGCTGAAGCACGGCTGCGTGCCCTACGGCAACGGCAAGGCGCGCATGAATGCGTTCGGCCTGCCCGATCCCATTCCGGTTCATCGCGAGCCGATCTACACGCCGCGCGTCGATCTGGTCGCGAAATATCCGACACTGCCCGATGCCAAGCAGTTCAGGATGCCCAATATCGGTTTTTCCGTGCAAAAGGCCGCGGTCGAGAAGGGAATCGCCAAGCAATTCCCGCTCATCCTGTCCTCGGGTCGTCTCGTCGAATACGAGGGCGGCGGCGAAGAAACGCGCACCAACCCGTGGCTTGCCGAGTTGCAGCAAGACATGTTCATCGAGATCAATCCCGCCGATGCGGCCGACCGCGGGATCAAGGACGGCGGCTGGGTCTGGGTCACGGGCGCTGAGAACAATTCGCGCGCCAGGATGAAGGCGCTCGTTACCGACCGCGTCGGCAGGGGCGTCGCCTGGATGCCTTTCCATTTCGGCGGCTGGTTCGCGGGCAAGGACCTCCGTGGCAATTATCCGAAAGGCACCGATCCGATCGTGCTCGGCGAAAGCGCGAACACGATCACCACCTACGGATACGATCCGGCGACCGGCATG
- a CDS encoding DUF3306 domain-containing protein, producing MSDEQFLTRWSRRKQEAKAGHAEPEAEEASPVHGSASLDRVASGPIPVETELSNLPPIESIDAATDIRAFLRKGIPQELSRAALRRAWSADPAIRDFVGLAENAWDFNDPNAMAGFGPLDYSAERVDGLVRRIVSGVVETAENLTNQPGEAGEGAGRPAREEVGFAQSSNAAKVTTDPQPQGKSAVAELSSGSAASQPAAPREETPLPRRTHGGALPQ from the coding sequence ATGAGCGACGAGCAATTTCTGACGCGCTGGTCGCGTCGCAAGCAAGAGGCGAAGGCTGGTCACGCTGAACCCGAGGCGGAAGAAGCTTCTCCCGTGCATGGATCAGCGTCGCTCGACCGTGTCGCGTCAGGGCCAATTCCCGTCGAGACGGAACTTTCGAACTTGCCCCCAATTGAATCGATCGATGCGGCCACCGACATCAGGGCCTTCCTGCGCAAAGGCATTCCGCAGGAGTTGAGCCGTGCGGCGCTTCGTCGTGCCTGGAGCGCCGATCCTGCCATCCGCGATTTCGTAGGGTTGGCGGAAAACGCCTGGGACTTCAATGACCCGAACGCCATGGCTGGCTTCGGTCCACTGGACTATTCGGCCGAGCGGGTTGACGGACTGGTTCGCCGCATCGTCAGCGGAGTGGTAGAGACCGCTGAGAACCTCACCAACCAGCCCGGAGAGGCTGGGGAAGGTGCTGGGCGGCCAGCTCGAGAGGAGGTCGGCTTCGCGCAATCATCAAACGCGGCGAAGGTGACCACGGATCCTCAGCCGCAAGGCAAGTCCGCAGTGGCGGAGCTGTCCTCGGGTTCTGCTGCATCGCAACCGGCAGCTCCTAGAGAAGAAACGCCTCTTCCGCGTCGCACACATGGCGGAGCGCTGCCCCAGTAG
- a CDS encoding molecular chaperone TorD family protein, whose amino-acid sequence MRDAGLERAIDAAGGVAQLARKIGIAQPSVSNWNRVPAQRVIAVEGATGISRKVLRPDLYSEPVVTDDSVDPIDADRAREYALLARLLSSAPPAALLEQIAQLNGDATPLGRAHATLADAASIAATFEVEREYFDLFVGLGRGELLPYASYYLTGFLNERPLSRLRDDLAALGIERVENSYEPEDHAATLCEVMAGFASGRFRASQQAERAFFERHLSCWMGRLFADMEKAEGARFYRSVGTLGRAFLEIESKAFTFAN is encoded by the coding sequence GTGCGCGATGCAGGCCTTGAACGTGCCATCGATGCGGCGGGCGGCGTTGCCCAGCTTGCCCGGAAAATCGGTATTGCGCAGCCCTCGGTGTCGAACTGGAACAGGGTGCCCGCGCAGCGGGTAATTGCGGTCGAAGGCGCAACCGGCATATCGCGCAAGGTGCTTCGCCCGGATCTCTATAGCGAGCCCGTCGTAACGGACGACTCGGTTGATCCGATCGATGCCGATCGAGCGCGGGAATACGCGCTGCTTGCGAGGTTGCTCTCCTCAGCACCGCCGGCTGCGTTGCTCGAACAAATCGCACAGCTCAACGGTGATGCGACGCCGCTCGGCCGCGCTCATGCGACCCTTGCAGACGCTGCATCGATTGCGGCCACGTTCGAAGTCGAGCGCGAATATTTCGATCTGTTCGTCGGTCTCGGCCGTGGCGAGCTGCTGCCTTACGCCTCCTATTACCTGACGGGCTTCCTCAACGAACGTCCGCTGTCGCGCCTGCGCGACGATCTCGCCGCGCTCGGCATCGAACGGGTGGAGAACAGTTATGAGCCCGAGGATCACGCGGCGACGCTGTGCGAGGTCATGGCGGGGTTCGCGAGCGGCCGCTTCCGAGCATCGCAGCAAGCAGAGCGCGCCTTCTTCGAGAGGCACCTGTCGTGCTGGATGGGACGCTTGTTCGCCGACATGGAGAAGGCGGAAGGCGCCAGATTCTACCGGTCGGTCGGAACGCTTGGACGCGCCTTTTTGGAAATAGAATCGAAAGCTTTCACGTTCGCCAACTGA